A single genomic interval of Prunus dulcis chromosome 5, ALMONDv2, whole genome shotgun sequence harbors:
- the LOC117628371 gene encoding late embryogenesis abundant protein At1g64065-like: MKGEGKNRKCLAYVAIFIVFQAIVITVFALTVMKIKGPKVRFSSAVAENFSSTNSNSSSLSFTLVTRFSVKNTNFGHFKYQNSNVTILYAGQAIGMADVPRGRAKARSTRRTDVTISINTDNLTGTTNLASDMNSGLVPLTSEATLKGKVQLMKVMKKNKSGKMSCTMSVNLANRAVQDLKCK, from the coding sequence atgaaaggaGAAGGGAAAAACAGGAAGTGCCTAGCATATGTTGCTATCTTCATTGTGTTTCAGGCCATAGTCATCACAGTGTTTGCACTCACCGTGATGAAAATCAAGGGCCCAAAAGTCAGGTTTAGTAGCGCAGTAGCAGAGAATTTCAGCTCCACCAACTCCAACTCATCATCTCTGAGCTTCACCTTGGTCACCAGATTTTCTGTGAAGAACACTAACTTTGGTCACTTCAAGTATCAGAACAGCAACGTCACAATCTTGTATGCAGGGCAGGCAATCGGGATGGCTGATGTCCCTAGGGGAAGAGCCAAAGCTCGATCGACACGGCGAACCGATGTTACCATAAGCATCAACACAGACAATCTTACAGGAACCACAAACCTTGCAAGTGACATGAACTCAGGTCTAGTGCCTCTGACCAGTGAGGCCACATTGAAAGGGAAGGTTCAATTGATGAAggtgatgaagaagaataagTCTGGCAAAATGAGCTGCACCATGTCAGTTAATTTGGCCAACCGTGCTGTCCAGGATTTGAAGTGCAAGTGA